One genomic segment of Desmodus rotundus isolate HL8 chromosome 5, HLdesRot8A.1, whole genome shotgun sequence includes these proteins:
- the STON1 gene encoding stonin-1: MCSTNPGNWVTFDDDPEFQTSQRSKNLPLENQGICRPNGLKLNLTGPKEFSSGSSSTSSTPLPSPIIDFYFSPGPPSNSPLSTPTKDFPGIPGIPKAGAHVLYPIPELASNSPLTTPGADSSLSPTQPTCFSQASLPSDHSCPHPDPKVGLPDEVSSPQAESLGFQSDALQFQYFQEDCAFSSPFWKEEGSASQFTVDPPGSRKGFPSRDKEMPIDQKSLNQCSLNYICKKLEHLQSTENQDSFGNLSMQCLYIEDTASSFVPHTLFRSQPKTGWSFMLRIPEKKNMMSSRQWGPIFLKVLPGGILQMYYEKGLEKPFKELQLDPQCRLSEPKIENFSVTGKIHTVKIEHVSYTEKRKYHSKTEVVHEPDIEQMLKLGSTEYHDFLDFLTTVEEELVKLPAVSKPKKNYEEQEISLEIVDNFWGKITKEEAKLVESAVITQISCLCFVNGNTECFLTLNDLELQKRNEHYFETDPEKKGIDILEYHFHKCVKAQEFEQSRIIKFVPLDACRFELMRFKTLYDGEDLPFSLKSVVVVQGAYVELQAFVNMAPLLQRSSQACSLRSCDNIMIHFPVPSQWIKALWTMNLQRQKSLKAKMNRRACLGSLHEPESEPVIQVTVGSAKYESAYRAVVWKIDRLPDKHSSPDHPHCLSYKLELGSDQEIPSDWYPFATVQFGVLDTSASRTEVRSLGVESDVQPQKHVHQRACYNIQVEIEKKWIKIDGEDPDKAGDCVTQ; this comes from the exons ATGTGTTCTACGAACCCAGGCAACTGGGTCACATTTGATGATGACCCCGAATTTCAGACTTCTCAAAGGTCAAAGAATTTACCTCTGGAAAATCAAGGCATCTGTCGGCCAAATGGACTTAAGCTGAACCTTACTGGTCCTAAGGAATTTTCCAGTGGATCTTCCTCCACCAGTAGTACCCCTCTCCCCTCGCCCATCATAGACTTTTACTTCAGCCCAGGACCTCCAAGTAACTCTCCTCTTTCTACACCTACCAAAGACTTCCCGGGAATTCCTGGCATTCCCAAAGCAGGGGCTCATGTGCTCTATCCTATTCCAGAGTTAGCTTCAAACAGTCCACTCACAACACCTGGAGCAGATTCTTCCTTATCGCCTACTCAGCCAACCTGTTTTTCTCAGGCTTCCTTACCCAGTGACCACTCATGTCCACATCCAGATCCCAAAGTGGGTCTTCCAGATGAAGTTAGTTCTCCACAGGCTGAAAGCCTGGGGTTCCAAAgtgatgctctccagtttcagTATTTTCAGGAGGACTGTGCCTTTTCAAGTCCATTTTGGAAAGAAGAAGGCAGTGCATCCCAGTTCACCGTTGACCCTCCAGGAAGCAGAAAGGGGTTCCcatcaagagacaaagaaatgccCATCGATCAAAAAAGCTTAAACCAGTGTTCACTCAATTACATCTGTAAGAAGCTTGAACATTTGCAATCAACTGAGAACCAAGATTCATTTGGAAATTTGTCTATGCAATGTCTTTATATCGAAGACACTGCCTCTTCCTTTGTCCCCCACACTCTTTTCAGGAGTCAGCCCAAAACTGGATGGTCTTTCATGTTGAGAATTCCTGAGAAGAAGAACATGATGTCCTCCCGTCAGTGGggaccaatttttttaaaagtcttaccTGGAGGAATTTTGCAAATGTATTATGAGAAGGGGTTAGAAAAACCATTTAAAGAGTTACAGCTTGATCCACAATGCAGACTTTCTGAGCCCAAAATTGAGAACTTTAGTGTAACAGGAAAAATCCATACTGTGAAGATTGAACATGTGTCttacacagaaaaaagaaaataccattcTAAGACAGAAGTTGTTCATGAGCCAGACATAGAACAGATGCTAAAGTTGGGGTCCACAGAGTACCATGACTTCCTCGACTTTCTGACTACTGTGGAGGAGGAGCTGGTGAAGCTGCCAGCTGTTTCGAAACCAAAAAAGAATTACGAGGAACAAGAAATTTCCCTTGAAATTGTGGACAACTTTTGGGGTAAAATCACCaaagaagaagcaaaattggTTGAAAGTGCTGTGATAACTCAAATCTCTTGCCTCTGCTTTGTGAATGGGAACACGGAATGCTTTTTAACATTGAATGATCTTGAGTTGCAGAAGCGAAATGAACACTATTTTGAAACAGACCCAGAAAAGAAGGGGATTGATATTCTTGAATATCATTTTCATAAGTGTGTTAAAGCACAAGAATTTGAACAATCGAGAATCATTAAGTTTGTACCCCTGGATGCCTGCCGGTTTGAGCTGATGCGTTTCAAGACTCTTTATGATGGGGAGGACCTTCCCTTTTCCCTGAAGTCTGTAGTGGTTGTCCAGGGGGCATATGTGGAGCTTCAGGCCTTTGTCAACATGGCCCCATTGCTTCAGAGATCATCCCAGGCCTGTTCCTTGAGGTCCTGTGACAACATAATGATACACTTTCCTGTCCCATCGCAGTGGATCAAGGCTCTCTGGACTATGAACCTCCAGAGGCAGAAGTCCCTGAAAGCCAAAATGAACCGCCGGGCATGTCTGGGGAGCTTGCATGAACCCGAATCTGAACCTGTCATCCAGGTCACTGTGGGGTCAGCAAAATATGAGAGCGCCTACCGGGCCGTGGTATGGAAGATAGACCGGCTTCCTGATAAACATTCAA GTCCCGATCATCCCCATTGTTTGTCATACAAACTGGAACTTGGATCAGACCAGGAAATTCCCTCTGATTGGTATCCATTTGCTACTGTTCAGTTTGGGGTGCTTGACACCTCTGCCTCAAGGACGGAGGTCAGGTCTCTGGGGGTGGAGAGTGATGTCCAGCCACAGAAACATGTTCATCAGCGAGCTTGCTACAACATCCAG GTTGAAATTGAAAAGAAGTGGATTAAAATCGATGGAGAAGACCCAGATAAAGCCGGCGACTGCGTAACTCAGTAG